The DNA segment CAGGTGTTTGAGCTTGAAGGGGAAGAAATCGTAGATTTCGTCTGGTCACCAAGTGAGAGCGGGCAGACGACAAACGGGAGCGATGTCTAGAGGTTGATAGGTACAGCAGACTCGGTAATTTCCCAGGTACGACACCGGCTTCTTTCAACAAATGCTCCCGTCTTTACTCGCAACGACAATCCTTGCAATCTTCGCCCTGTGACATCACCGCGATCAATAAATGAGCTCGCAAGATAGCTAGCAGACGACGCATTTGAACCAATCAGCAGTGGGCTGACGGTAAACTTTCCTAATAAGGAAGTTAACGCCCCTCCGGCTCAAATTTTTACCATGTGACGGTAATTATCTGTCGCGTATGTATTGGACGGAATTATGAGTGATTAATATAGGTTGTTATACCACAGGCGACGGTAGAAATGCCGGCGGGGTGGTATGGTATCACGCATTTTCAGTAACAACTATACAGAAGCGTACGTGTTGATAACTGCTTGGAATTCCGAAACTTTCTTTATTATGTAATTCAAGGGTCGCTCAAGGTGCAGCGCGGTCAGTGCAGATGGGAGTGTGATAATATATATTCACACTGACAATACATAGCCACTCATATAGCCGTAAGGGCAAGTCCATTTACCTTAACTATCTATTTATTGAACCAGCATGGACACTGCtcattttcagttgtcactAGCTGATTGAATGATAGTGTTTTGAGCACAGCTACTGCATGTGCTAAATGACAATTATGAATATAAACACGGACTACAACGTCTCAAAATCTCAACATCGATATACACGATAGCATTGTAAACTATCAATACTGATATTGCCTATAGTACTGAGTACAGAGTATCAGTATTGCACTAACGTAAGTGAGTTATCGTTTAACGTCTCATCAGCTATGTTTCATAAAGTGATTGCACTGCGCTACATCACTACAGACCAGGGGGTactatattcttgtgctgcactacagatcatggcgcTGCTACATTCTTGTTCTACACTACAAATCATGGCGCTGATACATCCTTGTTCTacactacagatcatggcgctgatacattcttgtgctgcactacaaaTCATGGCGCTGATACATCCTTGttctgcactacagatcatggcgcTGCTACATCCTTGttctgcactacagatcatggcgcTGCTACATCCTTGTTCTGCACTACAAATCATGGCGCTGATAAATCCTTGTTCTCCACTACAAATCATGGCGCTGATACATCCTTGttctgcactacagatcatggcgcTGATACATCCTTGttctgcactacagatcatggcgcTGCTacattcttgtgctgcactacagatcatggcgcTGCTACATTCTTGttctgcactacagatcatggcgcTGCTACAtccttgtgctgcactacagatcatggcgcTGATACATCCTTGTTCTGCACTACAAATCATGGCGCTGCTACAtccttgtgctgcactacagatcatggcgcTGATACATCCTTGTTCTGCACTGAAAATCATGGCGCTGATACATCCTTGttctgcactacagatcatggcgcTGCTacattcttgtgctgcactacagatcatggcgcTGCTACAtccttgtgctgcactacagatcatggcgcTGATACATCCTTGTTCTGCACTACAAATCATGGCGCTGCTACATCCTTGttctgcactacagatcatggcgcTGATACATCCTTGTTCTGCACTGCAAATCATGGCGCTGATGCATCCTTGttctgcactacagatcatggcgcTGATACATCCTTGttctgcactacagatcatggcgcTGATACATCCTTGttctgcactacagatcatggcgctgatacattcttgtgctgcactacagatcatggcgcTGCTACATTCttctgctgcactacagatcatggcgcTGATACATTCTTGttctgcactacagatcatggcgcTGATACATCCTTGttctgcactacagatcatggcgcTGCTACAtacttgtgctgcactacagatcatggcgcTGATACATCCTTGTTCTGCACTACAAATCATGGCGCTGATATATCCTTGTTCTccactacagatcatggcgcTGATACATCCTTGTTCTGCACTACAAATCATGGCGCTGATACATCCTTGttctgcactacagatcatggcgcTGATACATTCTTGttctgcactacagatcatggcgcTGACACATCCTTGttctgcactacagatcatggcgctgatacattcttgtgctgcactacagatcatggcgcTGCTacattcttgtgctgcactacagatcatggcgctgatatattcttgtgctgcactacaaatcatggagctgatatattcttgtgctgcactacagatcatggagctgatatattcttgtgctgcactacagatcatggcgcTGCTACATCCTTGttctgcactacagatcatggcgcTCATACATCCTTGTTCTGCACTACAAATCATGGCTCTGATACATCTTTGTTCTGCACTACAAATCATGgcgctgatatattcttgtgctgcactacagatcatggagctgatatattcttgtgctgcactacagatcatggcgcTGATGTactcttgtgctgcactacagatcatggcgcTGATACATTCTTGTTCTACACTACAAATCATGGCGCTGATACATTCTTGTTCTACAGTACAGATCATGGCGCTGCTACATTCTTGTTCTGCACTACAAATCATGGCGCTGCTACATCCTTGTTCTacactacagatcatggcgcTGATACATTCTTCTTCTACACTACAAATCATGGCGCTGCTACATCCTTGTTCTACAGTACAGATCATGGCGCTGCTACATCCTTGTTCTGCACTACAAATCATGGCGCTGATATATTCTTCttctgcactacagatcatggcgcTGATACATTCTTGttctgcactacagatcatggagctgcTACATTCTTGttctgcactacagatcatggagctgatatattcttgtgctgcactacagatcatggcgcTGATGTactcttgtgctgcactacagatcatggcgcTGATACATTCTTGTTCTACACTACAAATCATGGCGCTGATACATTCTTGTTCTACAGTACAGATCATGGCGCTGCTACATTCTTGTTCTGCACTACAAATCATGGCGCTGCTACATCCTTGTTCTacactacagatcatggcgcTGATACATTCTTCTTCTACACTACAAATCATGGCGCTGCTACATCCTTGTTCTACAGTACAGATCATGGCGCTGCTACATCCTTGTTCTGCACTACAAATCATGGCGCTGATATATTCTTCttctgcactacagatcatggcgcTGATACATTCTTGttctgcactacagatcatggagctgcTACATTCTTGttctgcactacagatcatggagctgatatattcttgtgctgcactacagatcatggagctgatatattcttgtgctccACTACaaatcatggagctgatatattcttgtgctgcactacagatcatggagctgatatattcttgtgctgcactacagatcatggagctgatatattcttgtgctgcactactgatcatggagctgatatattcttgtgctgcactacagatcatggagctgatatattcttgtgctgcactacagatcatggagctgatatattcttgtgctgcactacagatcatggcgctgatatattcttgtgctgcactacagatcatggcgctgatatattcttgtgctgcactacagatcatggagctgatatattcttgtgctgcactacagatcatggagctgatatattcttgtgctgcactactaatcatggagctgatatattcttgtgctgcactacagatcatggagctgatatattcttgtgctgcactacagatcatggagctcatatattcttgtgctgcactacaaatcatggagctgatatattcttgtgctgcactacagatcatggagctgatatattcttgttcTGCACTACAAATCATGGCGCTGATACATCCTTGTTCTGCACTACAAATCATGGCACTGATACATCCTTGTTCTGCACTACAAATCATGGCGCTGATACATCCTTGTTCTGCACCACAGATCATGGCACTGATACATCCTTGttctgcactacagatcatggcgctgatacattcttgtgctgcactacagatcatggagctgatatattcttgtgctgcactacagatcatggagctgatatattcttgtgctgcactacaaatcatggagctgatatattcttgtgctgcactacagatcatggagctgatatattcttgtgctgcactacagatcatggagctgatatattcttgtgctgcactacagatcatggagctgatatattcttgtgctgcactacagatcatggagctgatatattcttgtgctgcactacagatcatggcgctgatatattcttgtgctgcactactaatcatggagctgatatattcttgtgctgcactactaatcatggagctgatatattcttgtgctgcagtAATAATCATGGAGCTGAtgtattcttgtgctgcactacagatcatggcgctgatatattcttgtgctgcactacagatcatggagctgatatattcttgtgctgcactacagatcatggagctgatatattcttgtgctgcactacagatcatggagctgatatattcttgtgctgcactacagatcatggagctgatatattcttgtgctgcactacagatcatggagctgatatattcttgtgctgcactacagatcatggagctgatatattcttgt comes from the Haliotis asinina isolate JCU_RB_2024 chromosome 12, JCU_Hal_asi_v2, whole genome shotgun sequence genome and includes:
- the LOC137257489 gene encoding platelet binding protein GspB-like, encoding MICSAAQEYISSMICSAEQECISAMICTVEQECSSAMICSVEQECISAMICSAEQGCISAMICSAEQGCISAMICSAEQGCISAMISSAEQGCIRAMICSAEQGCISAMICSAEQGCISSMICSAAQEYISSMITQEYISSMICSAAEENISSMICSAEQECSSAMICSVEQECISAMICSGEQEHISSMICSAEQGCSSGMICTVEQGCISAMICSVEQECISAMICSVEQGCISAMICSAEQECISAMICSVEQECISAMICSAEQGCISAMICSAEQGCISAMICSAEQGCISAMICSAEQGCISAMICSAEQGCISAMICSAEQGCISAMICSAEQGCISAMICSAEQGCISAMICSAEQGCISAMICSAEQGCISAMICSAEQGCISAMICSAEQGCISAMICSAAQECSSSMISQEYISSMISSAAQEYISSMISSAAQEYISSMICSAAQEYISSMICSAAQEYISSMISSAAQEYISAMICSAAQEYISSMICSAAQEYISSMICSGAQEYISSMISSAVQEYISSMICSAAQEYISSMISQEYISSMICSAAQEYISSMICSGAQEYISSMICSAAQEYISSMICSAEQECSSSMICSAEQECISAMICSAEEEYISAMICSAEQGCSSAMICTVEQGCSSAMICSVEEECISAMICSVEQGCSSAMICSAEQECSSAMICTVEQECISAMICSVEQECISAMICSAAQEYISAMICSAAQEYISSMICSAEQECSSSMICSAEQECISAMICSAEEEYISAMICSAEQGCSSAMICTVEQGCSSAMICSVEEECISAMICSVEQGCSSAMICSAEQECSSAMICTVEQECISAMICSVEQECISAMICSAAQEYISAMICSAAQEYISSMICSAAQEYISAMICSAEQRCIRAMICSAEQGCMSAMICSAEQGCSSAMICSAAQEYISSMICSAAQEYISSMICSAAQEYISAMICSAAQECSSAMICSAAQECISAMICSAEQGCVSAMICSAEQECISAMICSAEQGCISAMICSAEQGCISAMICSGEQGYISAMICSAEQGCISAMICSAAQVCSSAMICSAEQGCISAMICSAEQECISAMICSAAEECSSAMICSAAQECISAMICSAEQGCISAMICSAEQGCISAMICSAEQGCISAMICSAEQGCISAMICSAEQGCSSAMICSAEQGCISAMICSAAQGCSSAMICSAAQECSSAMICSAEQGCISAMIFSAEQGCISAMICSAAQGCSSAMICSAEQGCISAMICSAAQGCSSAMICSAEQECSSAMICSAAQECSSAMICSAEQGCISAMICSAEQGCISAMICSGEQGFISAMICSAEQGCSSAMICSAEQGCSSAMICSAEQGCISAMICSAAQECISAMICSVEQGCISAMICSVEQECSSAMICSAAQEYSTPWSVVM